Proteins found in one Poecilia reticulata strain Guanapo linkage group LG6, Guppy_female_1.0+MT, whole genome shotgun sequence genomic segment:
- the il17c gene encoding interleukin-17C, whose protein sequence is MELAQIFILALCVVSVTMRRCYNKTELEEKALKMLKNFQPPPNVTPSPNSSSGCPVESFKSLASGFQNDRSISPWKYETVEVPEFYPQTYTQAVCLCQGCIMVNSSGSVIEDYSYNSAKLNISWMFVKREKCQKGGYKLNLVRQDVTVGCTCVKPSLSHSPPIPATPAGVELMAAPPL, encoded by the exons ATGGAACTTGCTCAG ATCTTCATTCTGGCGCTGTGCGTCGTGTCCGTGACGATGAGACGTTGCTACAATAAGACCGAGCTGGAGGAGAAGGCGCTGAAGATGCTGAAGAACTTCCAACCGCCCCCTAACGTGACACCGTCTCCGAACTCTTCCTCTGGCTGCCCGGTGGAGTCCTTCAAGAGCCTGGCCTCCGGGTTCCAGAATGACCGCTCCATATCTCCCTGGAAATACGA GACAGTGGAGGTCCCTGAGTTCTACCCCCAGACGTACACCCAGGCTGTGTGTCTTTGCCAGGGTTGCATCATGGTGAACAGCAGTGGCTCGGTGATAGAGGACTACAGCTACAACTCAGCTAAGCTGAATATCTCCTGGATGTTCGTGAAGagggaaaaatgtcagaaaggCGGGTACAAGCTGAACCTGGTGAGACAAGATGTGACTGTGGGCTGCACCTGCGTCAAGCCGTCCTTGTCGCACTCACCCCCAATCCCAGCAACTCCTGCGGGCGTGGAGCTCATGGCGGCACCACCTCTATGA